From one Acinonyx jubatus isolate Ajub_Pintada_27869175 chromosome B1, VMU_Ajub_asm_v1.0, whole genome shotgun sequence genomic stretch:
- the COPS4 gene encoding COP9 signalosome complex subunit 4 isoform X2, with translation MAAAVRQDLAQLMNSSGSHKDLAGKYRQILEKAVQLSGAEQLEALKAFVEAMVNENVSLVISRQLLTDFCTHLPNLPDSTAKEIYHFTLEKIQPRVISFEEQVASIRQHLASIYEKEEDWRNAAQVLVGIPLETGQKQYNVDYKLETYLKIARLYLEDDDPVQAEAYINRASLLQNESTNEQLQIHYKVCYARVLDYRRKFIEAAQRYNELSYKTIVHESERLEALKHALHCTILASAGQQRSRMLATLFKDERCQQLAAYGILEKMYLDRIIRGNQLQEFAAMLMPHQKATTADGSSILDRAVIEHNLLSASKLYNNITFEELGALLEIPAAKHEKPCQRGTNRSSHFVSK, from the exons ATGGCGGCAGCCGTGCGGCAGGATTTGGCCCAGCTCATGAATTCGAGCGGCTCTCATAAAGATCTGGCGGGCAA GTATCGTCAGATCCTGGAAAAAGCCGTTCAGTTATCTGGGGCAGAACAACTAGAAGCTTTGAAAGCTTTTGTGGAAGCAA TGGTGAATGAGAATGTCAGTCTCGTGATCTCTCGACAGTTGCTGACTGATTTCTGTACACATCTCCCTAACCTGCCTGATAGCACAGCCAAAGAAATCTATCATTTCACCTTGGAAAAGATCCAGCCTAGAGTCATTTCATTTGAGGAGCAG GTTGCTTCCATAAGACAGCATCTTGCAtccatatatgaaaaagaagaagattgGAGAAATGCAGCCcaagtgttggtgggaattcCTTTGGAAACAGGACAAAA GCAGTACAATGTAGATTATAAGTTGGAGACTTACCTGAAGATTGCTAGGCTATATCTGGAGGATGATGACCCAGTCCAGGCAGAGGCTTACATAAATCGAGCATCATTGCTTCAAAATGAATCAACCAATGAACAGTTACAGATACATTATAAG GTATGCTATGCACGTGTTCTTGATTATAGAAGAAAATTCATTGAAGCTGCACAAAGGTACAATGAGCTCTCCTACAAGACAATAGTGCACGAAAGTGAAAGACTAGAGGCCTTAAAACATGCTTTGCACTGTACCATCTTAGCATCAGCAG GACAGCAGCGTTCTCGGATGCTAGCTACCCTTTTTAAGGATGAAAGATGCCAGCAACTTGCTGCTTATGGGATCCTAGAGAAAATGTACCTAGACAGAATCATCAGAGGAAATCAGCTTCAAGAATTTGCTGCCATGCTGATGCCTCACCAAAAAGCAACTACAGCTGATG gtTCTAGCATCTTGGACAGAGCTGTTATTGAACACAATTTGTTGTCTGCAagcaaattatataataatattacctTTGAAGAACTTGGAGCTCTTTTAGAGATTCCTGCAGCTAAg